A stretch of Branchiostoma lanceolatum isolate klBraLanc5 chromosome 14, klBraLanc5.hap2, whole genome shotgun sequence DNA encodes these proteins:
- the LOC136448469 gene encoding leucine-rich repeat and IQ domain-containing protein 4-like, with product MATNKVPLNVGSSSAATSKIDQLLSLLPESGVSLSSLTFKSKEKTLCLHLQNRGLHAIPQEVYSLRDVEELSVDDNAIVSVPQDIRLLKNLKVLSIAQNKLLGFPVQMCYLKGLRKLRLSDNPKLCDATSKLPAKFTKLKNLEELQLERVELHDLALEVCTLSNLLRLNLSHNKLEVLPPEIGDLTNLREFHLNHNKLISLPESCRRLKSLRQLFLQENRLEKFPFCICLMERLQVLDVSDNAVSQLPAEIVQLRKLRVLRLNGLGLMTFPLQITSMVNLEVIELSDNCLSNLPDDVVVLKKLTALTLNKNRFKTFPEQTYGLTSLTTLEMNENRMKCLPEDVNRLWQLQKLRLDQNRIAALPEAFTELQNLEIITLKCNGFKSFPMELIELEVDTLDLSDNDIQEVSIEDVAIKKSKLPQEVRYLTSLKALELNNLKLTHVPISVCMLTNLIHLSLVGNSLTDLPKDISELRVLKELIISENGFEEIPPEVCSLSHLELLEAEENHINCLPTDIDQLSRMKCLVLNRNDLDYLPIQVCTLLCLEVLSICGNHLTLIPDEVGDLASLRELWLCKNALIDMNLNLCSLIFVEILDLAGNHLQKLPEDLGNVRVRELYLSRNQFEIFPVQVCELLNLEILSMDENKLHDVPEDIADLKHLRVLALTQNDFEHFPVEICKLKSLEELYFGGQRKRIGGIPEEIRALTNLKKLFIEHSGVTSLPVTVRNLSSLRELKLPGNDIRSLPNELCVLSGLKLLQLQDNRISRLPENFDDFCHGRLKDLSLQSNPLEFPPLSVCVTGLRPIRSWLCKDRKKKAKERKLEEVRFLQLLRQFADGIRRNQITVPFPMLLACELGLTDTMFNGIEKRHPKKAKEQIYQVLLKWKTQSCTPFCKNGERVQRLSRHLNNMRKPELAQALRDVFTEIQEKEGLNVEPKSD from the exons ATGGCTACCAACAAGGTTCCGCTCAACGTGGGGTCGTCTTCTGCTGCCACAAGCAAGATAGATCAACTCCTTTCCTTGCTACCCGAATCAGGTGTCTCACTCTCGTCTTTAACATTCAAATCGAAGGAGAAGACTCTTTGCTTACATCTCCAAAATAGAGGGTTGCACGCCATACCTCAAGAAGTCTACAGTCTTCGGGACGTGGAAGAACTAAGTGTAGATGACAACGCCATCGTGAGCGTTCCACAAGACATACGCTTGCTAAAGAACCTGAAGGTTCTTTCCATCGCACAGAATAAGCTACTGGGGTTTCCCGTCCAAATGTGCTATCTAAAGGGACTGCGGAAACTCAGGCTTTCTGACAACCCCAAACTTTGTGACGCCACGTCAAAGCTCCCCGCCAAGTTCACAAAGTTGAAGAATCTAGAAGAGTTGCAGTTAGAACGTGTCGAACTGCATGACCTGGCGCTTGAAGTATGCACGCTGTCGAACTTACTCAGACTTAATCTAAGCCACAACAAACTTGAAGTCTTGCCACCCGAGATAGGCGACTTAACCAACCTGAGAGAGTTCCATTTAAACCACAACAAATTGATTTCTCTGCCTGAGTCGTGTCGCCGATTGAAAAGCCTCAGGCAACTTTTTCTCCAAGAGAATAGGCTTGAGAAATTTCCTTTTTGTATCTGTTTAATGGAGCGTTTACAGGTTTTAGATGTTAGCGATAACGCCGTGTCACAATTACCCGCTGAAATCGTGCAACTCAGAAAGCTCCGTGTACTGAGGTTGAACGGACTTGGGCTTATGACCTTTCCCCTACAAATAACCTCTATGGTGAACCTAGAAGTGATCGAATTGTCAGACAACTGTTTAAGCAATCTTCCAGACGATGTTGTCGTGTTGAAAAAGTTGACCGCTTTGACGTTAAATAAGAACAGATTTAAGACTTTCCCAGAGCAAACGTATGGTCTAACTAGCTTGACAACTTTGGAGATGAATGAAAACCGCATGAAATGTTTGCCAGAAGACGTCAATAGATTATGGCAGTTACAAAAGCTCCGCCTGGACCAAAATCGCATCGCTGCGTTACCTGAAGCATTCACAGAATTGCAGAATCTTGAAATCATCACACTGAAGTGCAATGGTTTCAAAAGCTTCCCTATGGAACTGATAGAACTTGAAGTCGACACCCTAGACCTCAGTGACAACGACATACAAGAAGTGTCGATTGAAGACGTAGCTATCAAGAAGAGCAAGCTGCCTCAAGAAGTCCGCTATCTGACATCTTTAAAGGCGCTAGAGCTGAACAATCTTAAGTTAACGCACGTGCCAATCAGCGTCTGTATGTTGACAAACTTAATCCACTTGAGTTTAGTTGGAAACAGTCTGACAGACTTGCCTAAGGACATCTCAGAGCTACGGGTCCTCAAGGAACTCATCATCAGTGAGAACGGTTTCGAGGAGATTCCACCGGAAGTGTGCTCCTTATCTCATCTCGAGCTGTTGGAAGCTGAGGAGAACCACATCAACTGTCTCCCAACCGACATAGACCAGTTGTCCCGTATGAAGTGCCTTGTCCTGAACAGAAACGACCTGGACTACCTACCGATTCAAGTATGCACACTACTGTGTCTCGAAGTGCTTAGCATTTGCGGAAATCACTTGACCCTCATCCCAGACGAAGTCGGTGACCTTGCGTCTCTCAGAGAGTTGTGGCTTTGCAAGAACGCTCTCATAGATATGAACTTGAACCTATGCAGTTTAATCTTCGTTGAGATCTTAGATTTAGCCGGGAACCATCTCCAGAAGCTACCGGAAGATCTCGGGAACGTGAGAGTTAGAGAACTTTATCTGTCTCGCAACCAGTTTGAGATCTTTCCGGTACAGGTGTGCGAGTTGCTCAATCTTGAAATTTTGTCCATGGACGAAAACAAGCTACACGACGTGCCCGAAGATATAGCGGACTTGAAACATCTGAGAGTTTTGGCCCTCACGCAAAACGACTTCGAACATTTCCCGGTAGAAATCTGCAAGTTGAAGTCTCTTGAAGAGCTTTACTTCGGCGGGCAAAGGAAAAGGATTGGCGGAATCCCTGAAGAAATTCGGGCCCTGACAAACTTGAAGAAACTCTTCATTGAACATTCCGGAGTTACGTCACTTCCTGTGACCGTACGTAACCTTAGTTCTCTGCGGGAGCTCAAACTACCCGGAAACGATATCAGATCACTGCCAAATGAGCTATGTGTCCTGTCCGGGTTAAAACTCCTTCAACTACAGGACAACAGAATCTCACGTCTGCCAGAAAACTTCGACGATTTCTGCCACGGTCGTCTGAAAGACCTGTCATTGCAAAGTAACCCGCTAGAGTTCCCGCCATTATCTGTGTGCGTCACCGGCCTTCGACCAATCAGGAGCTGGCTCTGCAAGGACAGGAAGAAGAAGGCCAAAGAGAGGAAGCTTGAAG AGGTCCGCTTCCTGCAGCTCCTGCGGCAGTTCGCGGACGGCATCAGGAGGAACCAGATCACCGTGCCCTTCCCCATGCTGCTGGCCTGCGAGCTGGGCCTCACCGACACCATGTTCAACGGCATCGAGAAGAGGCATCCCAAGAAAGCCAAGGAACAGATCTATCAG GTTTTGCTGAAATGGAAGACCCAGTCCTGTACCCCCTTCTGTAAGAACGGGGAGAGAGTACAGCGGCTGTCCAGACATCTCAACAACATGCGCAAGCCGGAGCTCGCCCAGGCCCTCAGGGACGTGTTCACTGAGATTCAGGAGAAAGAAGGACTGAATGTGGAACCTAAGTCAGACtaa
- the LOC136448597 gene encoding TNFAIP3-interacting protein 1-like, giving the protein MDNENDEDETVDVAVQGGSVEISQEVEKLRQENEKLRQENEDCRSRLQGLQTVESSDQSKETTTTPSESPQEKKGSDLNENVLVSLDEPVNQTEGNGENDLSMSGMMSVEESLRNLEEEQPLPTEWNNMPVSGEPLSNHAQRLEAALHDDGGPRKSTEMAAEMARFGSRVLQMEKKYNIQSVLVRDLTTENEDLKKKLTDGLQEKNDIIRTLQNHVDDLQVKLTAQEDQRGAAVETTQPVSKQNEEKQQSTDKEISNLKTKVEELQRQKKEIIDVNKQWDVQYRSMKGSLEEKLEEAQKQIAEYRSQEDKRQRDIDKMLLSAKKRIDAEQEARERAVQDHQQEKQRGDTLSARVTLLENQITDMMRQRGNLEAEIRRLNGALGEAPSMAIRTPPYQAAEHQQSAPRQSQPPSHNTQPGSGSLDSRTEIEVLRAQVATYREDFETERGDRERIQGEKETLRDEMVALRLQVDYLSQQLRVYEEDFNRERRQKERLERELRRRPMGAEEPVPYNAGPRQEEYVQPPPAQYYPPPPPYREQPPPHYQHYYRHDRPNAAEIQQRELSRYQQRGRLTPRGAGYQPGRFASHVIQRTLPTDVEHDCVDGLFNQNVGDCPRCQRLFDNQRDLQDHIQRCIT; this is encoded by the exons atggacaacGAAAACGATGAAGATGAGACTGTTGATGTTGCAGTCCAAGGCGGGAGCGTCGAGATCTCTCAAGAAGTCGAGAAGCTACGTCAAGAAAACGAAAAACTTCGGCAGGAAAACGAAGACTGTAGATCCAGGTTGCAAGGATTGCAGACTGTAG AGTCATCCGACCAAAGCAAGGAGACAACAACTACCCCGTCAGAGAGCCCGCAGGAAAAGAAGGGATCTGACCTGAACGAAAACGTCCTCGTCTCGCTCGAcgaacctgtcaatcaaactgaaGGGAATGGCGAAAACGACCTATCTATGAGTGGCATGATGTCAGTTGAAGAATCCTTGAGGAATCTGGAGgaagaacag CCCTTGCCAACGGAGTGGAACAATATGCCAGTGTCAGGCGAGCCCTTGTCCAATCACGCCCAGCGACTGGAGGCCGCACTGCACGATGACGGCGGCCCGAGGAAGTCCACCGAGATGGCCGCCGAAATGGCGCGATTCGGCTCCAGGGTTCTACAGATGgagaaaaaatacaacattcaaTCG GTTCTGGTTAGAGATCTGACGACAGAAAACGAAGATCTGAAGAAGAAACTTACAGACGGACTACAGGAGAAGAATGACATCATACGTACCTTACA AAACCATGTAGATGACCTGCAGGTAAAGCTCACAGCCCAGGAGGACCAGCGAGGCGCTGCTGTCGAAACAACCCAGCCAGTTTCCAAACAA AATGAGGAAAAGCAACAATCTACTGACAAGGAAATCTCTAACCTGAAGACAAAGGTTGAGGAGCTACAGAGACAGAAGAAAGAG ATCATCGATGTGAACAAACAGTGGGACGTGCAGTATCGTTCCATGAAGGGGAGTTTGGAGGAAAAGCTGGAAGAAGCTCAAAAACAAATCGCAGAGTACCGCAGCCAGGAAGACAAGAGGCAGAGAGACATTGACAAGATGCTACTATCGGCTAAGAAAAGGATTGATGCTGAACAG GAGGCGAGAGAGCGGGCAGTACAGGACCATCAGCAGGAGAAGCAGCGCGGAGACACCCTGTCGGCCCGGGTGACTCTCCTGGAGAACCAGATCACGGACATGATGCGACAGCGGGGCAACCTGGAGGCAGAGATCAGGAGACTGAATGGG GCACTCGGTGAGGCTCCCAGTATGGCGATAAGAACTCCCCCGTACCAGGCGGCAGAGCATCAACAGTCGGCCCCACGCCAGAGTCAACCCCCTTCACACAACACTCAGCCCGGCAGCGGCTCGCTGGACTCGCGGACGGAGATCGAGGTTCTTCGGGCGCAGGTGGCGACCTACCGCGAGGACTTCGAGACGGAGAGGGGGGACCGGGAGAGAATTCAGGGGGAGAAGGAGACCCTGAGAGACGAAATGGTGGCTTTGAGGCTACAGGTGGACTACCTGTCTCAACAG cTTCGGGTGTACGAGGAAGACTTCAATCGTGAACGCCGACAGAAAGAGCGTCTTGAACGTGAACTAAGACGGAGACCTATG GGTGCTGAGGAGCCCGTACCTTACAACGCCGGTCCTCGGCAGGAGGAGTATGTCCAGCCGCCGCCAGCCCAGTACTACCCGCCTCCTCCACCGTACCGGGAACAGCCTCCTCCTCACTACCAGCACTACTACCGACACGACCGACCAAACGCTGCCGAGATCCAGCAGAGGGAACTCAGCCGATATCAACAG CGTGGGCGCCTAACACCCCGCGGGGCAGGTTACCAACCCGGACGGTTCGCCTCTCATGTCATCCAGAGGACTCTCCCTACTGACGTGGAGCATGACTGTGTGGACGGGCTGTTCAACCAAAACGTGGGAGACTGTCCAAG GTGTCAGCGATTGTTTGACAACCAAAGGGACCTCCAAGACCACATTCAACGCTGTATCACTTAA
- the LOC136448653 gene encoding uncharacterized protein isoform X1 — protein sequence MAKIILLLVAAVTVLSGFIEGKPTKCRSILRRSNPGPGGYAVLTQEQVDIIAPLLLNLKTPGRHHNKRLNKRTDAPFRMFRDCSPDRIPRDISVARCRRKTCNNGSWVTGYTYAPKLVIWKATVDGELQYRAQYEQVPVACVCMTPRTARPG from the exons ATGGCTAAG ATTATCCTGTTGCTAGTTGCAGCCGTGACTGTGTTGTCTGGGTTCATCGAAGGTAAGCCGACTAAGTGCAGATCTATCCTGCGGAGAAGTAACCCGGGTCCAGGCGGATATGCTGTCCTAACTCAGGAGCAGGTGGATATCATCGCACCCCTGCTGCTCAACCTAAAAACGCCGGGTCGACACCATAATAAGCGCCTGAACAAAAG GACTGATGCCCCCTTCCGGATGTTCAGAGACTGCAGCCCTGACAGGATCCCAAGAGACATCAGCGTCGCTCGTTGTCGAAGAAAGACATGCAACAATGGTAGCTGGGTAACGGGCTACACATACGCACCAAAGCTGGTGATCTGGAAAGCTACGGTCGACGGCGAGCTGCAGTACCGGGCCCAATATGAACAGGTCCCGGTGGCGTGCGTGTGCATGACACCGCGCACGGCGCGTCCGGGATGA
- the LOC136448653 gene encoding uncharacterized protein isoform X2 has translation MQIILLLVAAVTVLSGFIEGKPTKCRSILRRSNPGPGGYAVLTQEQVDIIAPLLLNLKTPGRHHNKRLNKRTDAPFRMFRDCSPDRIPRDISVARCRRKTCNNGSWVTGYTYAPKLVIWKATVDGELQYRAQYEQVPVACVCMTPRTARPG, from the exons ATGCAG ATTATCCTGTTGCTAGTTGCAGCCGTGACTGTGTTGTCTGGGTTCATCGAAGGTAAGCCGACTAAGTGCAGATCTATCCTGCGGAGAAGTAACCCGGGTCCAGGCGGATATGCTGTCCTAACTCAGGAGCAGGTGGATATCATCGCACCCCTGCTGCTCAACCTAAAAACGCCGGGTCGACACCATAATAAGCGCCTGAACAAAAG GACTGATGCCCCCTTCCGGATGTTCAGAGACTGCAGCCCTGACAGGATCCCAAGAGACATCAGCGTCGCTCGTTGTCGAAGAAAGACATGCAACAATGGTAGCTGGGTAACGGGCTACACATACGCACCAAAGCTGGTGATCTGGAAAGCTACGGTCGACGGCGAGCTGCAGTACCGGGCCCAATATGAACAGGTCCCGGTGGCGTGCGTGTGCATGACACCGCGCACGGCGCGTCCGGGATGA
- the LOC136448613 gene encoding uncharacterized protein, with amino-acid sequence MDIMQICFMLVVAVLACVGELEGKPLKKSDPGPNGYVILTRDEANLARPLLQLQVDRVRRQIRRLSKRTGVPCRIVIDSNPDRIPRDIPVARCPRSKRTCDNGSGVTGYVYASWPVIWKVPVDGELQYRPQQQQVPVACVCMRPRTTRPG; translated from the exons ATGGACATAATGCag ATTTGCTTCATGTTGGTTGTAGCTGTGCTGGCGTGTGTGGGCGAACTCGAGGGGAAACCCCTGAAGAAAAGTGACCCCGGTCCGAACGGTTACGTCATCCTCACGAGGGATGAGGCTAATCTCGCGAGACCTCTGCTCCAGCTGCAAGTGGACAGGGTGCGGCGCCAGATCCGTCGTCTTTCAAAAAG GACTGGCGTCCCCTGTCGGATCGTCATAGACAGCAACCCTGACAGAATTCCCAGAGACATCCCCGTCGCTCGCTGTCCCAGATCGAAAAGAACGTGCGACAACGGTAGTGGGGTAACCGGCTACGTCTACGCGTCATGGCCGGTGATCTGGAAAGTCCCGGTAGACGGCGAGCTGCAGTACCGACCCCAACAGCAACAGGTCCCGGTGGCGTGCGTGTGCATGAGACCGCGTACGACGCGTCCGGGGTGA